The DNA window AGCGCCGAGGCTTCTCGCCGGCGCCAAGGACATGCATTATTTTACCGTCGACGGCCGCAAGATCATCGACGCCGCCTCGGGCATGTGGTGCACCAACGCCGGCCATGGCCGCAGCCAGATCGCCGCGGCAATCGCCAAGCAGGCCGAGACCCTGGATTATGCGCCGCCGTTCCAGTTCGGCATTCCGCAGGCCTTTGAGCTCGCCAGCCGCATCGCCGATCTCGCGCCCGCCGGGCTCGATCACGTTTTCTTCTGCAATTCCGGATCGGAGGCCGCCGACACCGCGCTCAAGATCGCGCTGGCCTATCACCAGATCCAGGGCCAGGGCAGCCGCACCCGGCTGATCGGCCGCGAGCGTGGCTATCACGGCGTCGGCTTCGGCGGTACCTCGGTGGGCGGCATCGTCGGCAACCGCAAGATGTTCGGAACGCTGCTGGCCGGGGTCGATCATCTTCCCGCGACCTATGACCGCGAGAAGCAGGCCTTCACCAAGGGCGAGCCGGAATACGGCGCGCATTTCGCCGATGAGCTCGAGCGACTGGTCAACCTGCACGGCGCCTCCACCATCGCCGCCGTGATCGTCGAGCCGATGGCGGGATCGACCGGCGTATTGCCGGCGCCGAAGGGATACCTCAAGCGGCTGCGCGAGATCACCCAGAAGCACGGCATCCTGCTGATCTTCGACGAGGTCATCACCGGTTACGGCCGGCTCGGCTTCGCCTTCGCCGCGGAACGTTACGGCGTGGTGCCGGACCTGCTCACCTTCGCCAAGGGCATCACCAACGGCGCGGCCCCAATGGGCGGCGTTTTGGTGCGCGATACCATCCACGACGCCTTCATGAGCGGCCCGGAGCACGTCGTGGAGCTGACACATGGCTATACCTATTCGGCGCATCCGCTGGCCTGTGCCGCAGCGCTCGCCACGCTCGATATCTATCGCGACGAAAAGCTGTTCGAGCGCGCCAACAAGCTGGAGTCGAAATTCGCCGACGCGGTGATGTCGCTGAGGGGCGAGCCGAACGTGGTGGACATCCGCACCGTGGGTCTGACGGCGGGCATCGATCTCGCGCCGCGCCCGGACCTGCCGGGCAAGCGCGGCTTCGACGGGCTGAACAGCGCGTTCCACGACAACGACCTGATGCTGCGCGTCGCCGGCGATACGCTGGCGTTGACGCCGCCGCTGATCATCAGCGAAGACCAGATCGGCGAGATCGTCGAGAAGCTCGCCAAGGTGATCCGCGCGGTGGCGTAGCGGCCCGCCTCTCAACCTCGCCCCGCTTGCGGGGAGAGGTCGAAATTCGCGTTAGCGAATTTCGGGTGAGGAGGACCATCCGCGAGTCGCGCTCGCTGCAAAGAGCCCCTCACCCCAACCCTCTAAGAGCGAGCTTCGCTCGTCTCGACCCCGCGAGAGCGGGGCGAGGGAGCGCACCGGCGCTTCAGCCGCACGGAACATTCGAAACGCATCCACGTTCAACCCCGGCAAGGACAAAAATTGTCCCTGCCGGCGGAGGGATGACGGACATGCTGGCGCCATCGAGCGGCCTGCTGCGCACCGGGCTGGCTCTCAAACTGAACCAGATCAAGTTGGCGACGCGGTCGTATTTGCGCGATCGGACCAACCAGGCGACGGGGACCGTCACATCCTATGCCGTTGCCGCTGGTTTGTTTGCGGCGGCGGGAATCTTTTTGCTGGCCGCCTTTTTGGTCGGCACCGCAGCGCTGTTTCGCTGGATTGAAATCAATTATGGGATGTTTCAGGCGTTTGGTGTCGTCGGTGCCTTGCTGCTGGTGATCGCCGCCATCTGCGCCGGATTGGCCGCAAGCAGGCTCAAGCGCCCGCCGCCGCATTTTCCGACCCTCGCGAGCCGTCTGCGCGTCGCCATCAAGGCCAGCCCGATCAAGCCAGATC is part of the Bradyrhizobium erythrophlei genome and encodes:
- a CDS encoding aspartate aminotransferase family protein — its product is MLDKSPRPAAVNVPNDLAAHWMPFTANRAFKKAPRLLAGAKDMHYFTVDGRKIIDAASGMWCTNAGHGRSQIAAAIAKQAETLDYAPPFQFGIPQAFELASRIADLAPAGLDHVFFCNSGSEAADTALKIALAYHQIQGQGSRTRLIGRERGYHGVGFGGTSVGGIVGNRKMFGTLLAGVDHLPATYDREKQAFTKGEPEYGAHFADELERLVNLHGASTIAAVIVEPMAGSTGVLPAPKGYLKRLREITQKHGILLIFDEVITGYGRLGFAFAAERYGVVPDLLTFAKGITNGAAPMGGVLVRDTIHDAFMSGPEHVVELTHGYTYSAHPLACAAALATLDIYRDEKLFERANKLESKFADAVMSLRGEPNVVDIRTVGLTAGIDLAPRPDLPGKRGFDGLNSAFHDNDLMLRVAGDTLALTPPLIISEDQIGEIVEKLAKVIRAVA
- a CDS encoding phage holin family protein, translated to MLAPSSGLLRTGLALKLNQIKLATRSYLRDRTNQATGTVTSYAVAAGLFAAAGIFLLAAFLVGTAALFRWIEINYGMFQAFGVVGALLLVIAAICAGLAASRLKRPPPHFPTLASRLRVAIKASPIKPDQIEAARDTAAAILKAPSAPVSRPRRRLKSGTRPTPDNKRLSAGLILIATLLGWAAARRRQQTRRTEA